From one Zhongshania sp. R06B22 genomic stretch:
- a CDS encoding Sec-independent protein translocase subunit TatA yields MGIGGISIWQLLIVLAIIVLLFGTKKIGTLGSDLGSALRGFKDGMKGFDQKTKEDDEQINSAEVLSENKNRPE; encoded by the coding sequence ATGGGTATCGGCGGAATCAGTATCTGGCAACTACTTATAGTTTTAGCCATAATTGTTTTACTATTTGGCACAAAAAAAATTGGCACCTTGGGCAGCGATCTGGGCAGCGCATTACGGGGTTTCAAAGACGGCATGAAAGGATTTGATCAAAAAACAAAAGAAGATGACGAGCAAATCAACTCGGCGGAAGTGTTAAGCGAGAATAAGAATCGTCCAGAATAG
- a CDS encoding MAPEG family protein, translating to MTTSLIAMAAYTGWVLLLLLTIIAYRGFMVMSFKRKADAWTRGGETQDGPLLKRVCDALSNSLETAPLFFGVILLANVSDQSAVTDGLAMTYVGARIIQSVSHIISVHHLMIFVVRFPAFLAQVAMLVWWSLSLTSAI from the coding sequence ATGACAACGTCCCTAATCGCAATGGCCGCTTATACTGGCTGGGTACTACTGCTACTACTTACTATTATTGCCTATCGCGGATTTATGGTAATGAGTTTTAAGCGCAAGGCAGATGCTTGGACGCGTGGTGGTGAAACTCAAGATGGCCCGCTATTAAAGCGAGTTTGTGATGCACTTAGCAATAGTTTGGAAACTGCGCCGTTATTCTTTGGTGTTATTCTACTTGCCAATGTTAGTGATCAATCAGCAGTAACTGATGGTTTAGCAATGACGTATGTCGGCGCTCGTATAATACAGTCGGTCTCGCACATCATCTCCGTTCACCACCTGATGATCTTCGTGGTGCGCTTCCCCGCGTTCCTCGCGCAGGTGGCAATGTTGGTATGGTGGTCGCTGTCGCTTACGTCCGCTATTTAA
- a CDS encoding OmpP1/FadL family transporter — protein sequence MLKLEISVMWLRIVIPLMCFFVVPESYATNGLSSHGYGIVNKGMGGAGVAWSQDSLAGATNPAGMNSVGNKLDFGTEIFSSHRGYTVTGGAVESPGEGTFYLSEGSQRSKNLYFIIPSFGYNKMLESGSSLGVSVYMSGNNTDYSSNTYSGGDAGIDLSQIFVVPTYSWRLNENHAFGVSPTLAYQTFEFSGVSQFSGLSSNGDKMSDRGPDQSWGYGLAVGWQGSLSKSIHAGASYRSEIRMGKLSKYSGLLAEQGGRDIPANLIVGIAWRGGSHNVVFDIQRIAYSDVKSTGNRFLPNLKASRLGDDGGAGFGWKDMTIYKLGYQWDVRPTTSLRAGLNYGEHFVRDSEIFLNLMSPAITEWHYTLGISEQLSPRWKINGVLYFVEKGVLKAPNPLGPGQTLMIHMYQYAAGISFTYNFDG from the coding sequence ATGCTTAAACTTGAGATAAGTGTTATGTGGCTTAGAATAGTGATTCCGTTGATGTGCTTTTTTGTGGTTCCGGAGAGCTATGCAACAAATGGCTTGTCATCCCATGGATATGGCATTGTTAACAAGGGTATGGGTGGTGCTGGTGTTGCCTGGTCTCAGGACTCCCTGGCGGGGGCAACAAATCCGGCAGGTATGAATTCGGTTGGCAATAAACTAGATTTCGGTACCGAAATATTCTCGTCTCACCGCGGCTACACGGTCACGGGTGGCGCTGTGGAGTCGCCGGGTGAGGGTACATTTTATCTATCTGAGGGTAGTCAAAGAAGTAAGAACTTATACTTTATTATCCCAAGCTTTGGATACAATAAAATGCTTGAAAGCGGCTCGTCCCTTGGGGTCTCTGTGTATATGAGCGGCAATAATACGGATTATTCTAGTAACACCTATTCCGGCGGTGATGCGGGGATTGATTTGAGCCAGATATTTGTTGTACCTACCTACTCTTGGCGCCTGAATGAAAATCATGCTTTTGGTGTATCTCCTACTCTAGCCTATCAGACCTTCGAGTTCAGTGGCGTGTCCCAATTTTCGGGATTATCCTCGAATGGAGATAAAATGAGTGATCGCGGCCCAGATCAAAGCTGGGGCTACGGTCTTGCTGTCGGATGGCAGGGGAGTTTAAGTAAGTCGATACACGCCGGCGCCAGCTATCGATCAGAAATTCGCATGGGAAAGTTGAGTAAATATTCGGGGCTACTAGCGGAGCAAGGTGGTCGTGATATCCCGGCAAACTTGATAGTGGGCATAGCATGGCGGGGCGGTAGTCATAATGTGGTTTTTGATATTCAGCGAATCGCTTACTCTGATGTGAAATCCACCGGGAATCGGTTTTTGCCAAACTTAAAGGCGAGTCGGCTGGGCGACGACGGTGGTGCGGGCTTCGGCTGGAAAGATATGACAATTTATAAACTGGGTTACCAGTGGGATGTGCGCCCTACTACCAGCTTACGAGCAGGTTTGAATTATGGTGAGCATTTTGTTCGCGACTCCGAGATTTTCTTGAATTTGATGTCTCCGGCTATTACTGAGTGGCATTACACCCTGGGTATCAGTGAGCAGTTATCGCCAAGATGGAAAATTAACGGTGTTTTATATTTTGTCGAAAAAGGCGTTTTGAAGGCTCCCAACCCACTGGGGCCTGGGCAGACCTTAATGATACATATGTATCAATATGCCGCAGGTATTAGTTTCACTTATAATTTTGACGGTTAG
- a CDS encoding AraC family transcriptional regulator ligand-binding domain-containing protein has product MINFASGHGVDIETCLCGTDISEHKLNDGGALIRREQEMRLIENLILALPNVAALGFKIGLCYNIATFGIWGFSLRTCRTLRDALQTALRFLPLSTAYCEINSFEQGDYFGLRLNPQSTPTHLRQFLLERDMATSIAVIKELSLNEIQNLKTNFTGPPTADTSYIESICGIKPNFRSAYNAIRIPLNYVDRPQPTYDAKLARALADQCARQLRQRQPGGISDRVRQQVLGPLGLMASLDDVGAALTISSRTLRRKLDRENTSFRILVEEERKQMAFQLLIDSDMKIEELAAHLGYTDTSSFTRAFKRWSDCSPRDYRDNSSAGQAPSDFIVD; this is encoded by the coding sequence ATGATAAATTTCGCATCCGGGCATGGTGTCGATATAGAAACCTGCTTATGTGGTACCGATATTTCTGAGCATAAACTAAACGACGGCGGCGCACTTATTCGCCGCGAACAGGAAATGCGGCTTATTGAAAATCTAATACTTGCTCTTCCAAATGTGGCGGCGCTCGGCTTTAAAATTGGACTTTGCTATAACATAGCCACATTCGGAATTTGGGGATTCTCTCTACGAACTTGTAGAACATTAAGAGATGCTCTTCAAACTGCATTACGATTTTTGCCCTTAAGTACCGCGTACTGCGAGATCAACTCCTTCGAACAAGGTGACTATTTTGGTTTGCGCTTGAACCCTCAGTCGACTCCCACTCATCTCCGCCAATTTCTATTGGAGCGCGATATGGCGACCAGTATCGCCGTTATTAAAGAGCTTAGCCTGAATGAAATTCAAAATTTAAAAACCAACTTCACTGGGCCGCCTACCGCTGATACAAGCTATATCGAGTCGATCTGCGGCATCAAACCGAATTTCCGAAGCGCATACAACGCCATTCGTATACCTCTAAACTATGTTGATAGACCGCAGCCTACTTACGACGCCAAGCTGGCCCGCGCACTGGCGGATCAATGTGCTCGGCAGCTACGGCAACGTCAACCCGGCGGAATATCAGATCGAGTTCGGCAACAAGTTTTGGGTCCATTAGGACTAATGGCGTCACTAGACGATGTCGGTGCCGCACTTACAATCTCTAGCCGGACGCTACGGCGCAAATTAGATCGTGAAAATACCAGCTTTCGCATATTAGTTGAGGAAGAGCGCAAGCAAATGGCGTTTCAACTACTAATAGATAGCGATATGAAGATCGAGGAGTTGGCAGCACATTTAGGCTACACCGACACAAGTAGCTTCACTCGCGCTTTTAAACGCTGGAGCGACTGCTCACCAAGAGATTATAGGGACAACTCAAGCGCAGGCCAGGCTCCATCAGATTTCATCGTAGACTAG
- a CDS encoding haloalkane dehalogenase translates to MTLLSDKHPYEKKYKIIHGKRMAYVEHGSGDPIVFLHGNPTSSYLWRNIMPFLEGAGRLIAPDLIGMGDSEKLDDSGPQSYTYVEHRKYLFALLESIGADKNVTLVIHDWGSGLGFHWAHTHKDAVKGIAFMEAIVAPIPSWDLFPESEQDIFKRFRSSEGEQLILEDNLFVEKVLPGQVLRVLTDVEMTEYRRPFTETGESRRPTLTWPRQLPIEGEPEDVVDIVTAYSAWLSETHIPKLFVNVEPGAILAGPVRDLVRSWPNISEVTVSGLHFVQEDSPHEIGEALADWMRKL, encoded by the coding sequence ATGACGCTTCTATCAGATAAACACCCTTACGAAAAAAAGTATAAAATTATTCACGGAAAACGTATGGCCTACGTCGAACATGGCAGTGGTGATCCAATTGTTTTCCTTCATGGAAATCCTACCTCCTCATATCTGTGGCGAAATATTATGCCTTTCTTGGAGGGGGCTGGCCGCCTAATTGCACCGGACCTAATTGGCATGGGTGATTCCGAAAAGCTTGATGATAGTGGCCCTCAGAGCTACACCTATGTGGAGCATCGCAAGTATTTATTTGCTCTACTGGAGTCTATAGGTGCAGATAAGAATGTGACCTTGGTTATTCATGACTGGGGATCTGGATTGGGATTTCATTGGGCGCACACTCATAAAGACGCGGTAAAAGGTATCGCATTTATGGAGGCGATCGTGGCGCCAATCCCCAGCTGGGATCTGTTTCCCGAAAGTGAGCAGGATATCTTCAAAAGATTCCGGTCTTCTGAGGGAGAGCAATTAATTTTAGAGGACAATCTGTTTGTTGAGAAGGTTCTGCCAGGCCAAGTACTGAGAGTATTAACCGACGTCGAAATGACGGAATATCGTCGACCGTTTACCGAGACCGGGGAGTCGCGCAGGCCGACGTTGACATGGCCACGTCAACTTCCGATTGAGGGCGAGCCAGAGGACGTAGTAGACATTGTTACTGCATACAGTGCTTGGCTATCGGAAACGCATATTCCTAAGCTTTTCGTGAACGTCGAGCCAGGTGCAATTCTCGCTGGTCCGGTCAGGGATCTTGTCAGATCTTGGCCTAATATCTCGGAAGTAACTGTTTCGGGTCTCCATTTTGTTCAGGAAGATTCCCCACATGAGATCGGCGAAGCCCTGGCCGATTGGATGCGGAAGTTATAG
- a CDS encoding fatty acid desaturase family protein, with translation MQEELADLNKQAIAAAIGHMGKVAWPTLVLTFLVCSLFIPCLVLFAYGYMSVWLATLLIGILTYISYTSLHEAVHGNIGGNKPHLRWLNGLCGYAVAPIIGIAYASHKHEHFTHHRFTNVEDKDPDFRISGMGKGPVRAVLTVLWFFFAQNAFFAKNNWHSAKLKDRVLYVTELCVSLGWRGLIIAIVDRPGISVVVILGYFIGAWCVSYWFAYRPHFPYDNTKRYQNTSSLIMPSWMRPFEWFWLGQNIHSIHHLFPRVPFYRYHALHREIEPILRAHGTPILGIFSRKPIKVPQS, from the coding sequence ATGCAGGAAGAATTAGCTGATTTAAACAAGCAGGCGATTGCCGCGGCCATAGGACATATGGGAAAAGTTGCGTGGCCGACATTGGTACTTACATTTTTAGTTTGTAGTCTTTTTATTCCCTGTTTAGTACTTTTCGCCTATGGCTACATGTCAGTTTGGCTTGCCACACTTCTAATTGGCATACTCACCTATATTTCATATACAAGTTTACATGAGGCCGTGCATGGCAATATCGGTGGTAATAAACCGCACTTACGATGGCTCAATGGACTTTGTGGCTACGCTGTCGCGCCAATAATTGGTATCGCTTATGCCTCTCATAAACATGAGCACTTCACGCATCACCGTTTCACTAATGTTGAAGACAAAGATCCGGATTTTCGTATAAGTGGAATGGGTAAGGGGCCTGTAAGGGCTGTGTTAACCGTACTGTGGTTTTTCTTCGCGCAGAATGCTTTTTTTGCAAAAAACAATTGGCACTCAGCTAAGTTAAAAGATCGTGTCCTTTACGTAACTGAGTTGTGTGTGTCGCTTGGTTGGCGCGGTCTAATTATCGCAATTGTTGACCGGCCAGGTATTTCTGTCGTTGTGATCCTTGGTTATTTTATTGGCGCGTGGTGTGTGAGCTACTGGTTTGCCTATCGACCACATTTCCCCTATGACAATACTAAACGCTATCAGAATACCAGTAGCCTGATCATGCCCTCTTGGATGCGCCCTTTTGAATGGTTTTGGTTGGGGCAGAATATCCATTCCATCCACCACCTATTTCCACGGGTACCGTTCTATCGCTACCATGCTCTTCACCGCGAGATTGAACCAATACTCCGAGCCCATGGAACGCCAATTCTCGGTATCTTCAGTAGAAAACCTATAAAGGTGCCACAATCTTAA
- the tatB gene encoding Sec-independent protein translocase protein TatB — MFDMSFLELIVIAVVGLLVLGPERLPGAIRTGSLYIGRIKRTVNKLRYEIEHEIGAGEIQSTLKNEATNQIESDIAELKKNFQHTISSVQGDIAKDSTQILEQTEADTCIAENQTSTKNDPQSL, encoded by the coding sequence ATGTTCGATATGAGCTTCCTTGAGCTAATAGTCATCGCCGTAGTCGGCTTGCTTGTTCTTGGCCCGGAGCGACTTCCAGGCGCTATTCGCACCGGATCGCTCTATATTGGCCGAATAAAGCGCACCGTCAACAAACTGCGCTATGAAATTGAACATGAAATTGGCGCAGGGGAAATACAGAGTACATTAAAGAATGAAGCAACAAACCAAATAGAGTCCGACATTGCAGAGCTAAAGAAAAACTTCCAGCATACTATTTCCTCAGTACAAGGCGATATAGCAAAGGACAGCACGCAAATCCTAGAGCAAACAGAAGCCGATACATGTATAGCTGAAAATCAGACTTCCACAAAAAATGACCCTCAATCATTATGA
- a CDS encoding 2Fe-2S ferredoxin: MVASAGDVTITFIESSGIEKVTTAKIGESLMVVATNNMVVGIDGDCGGSCACGTCRIFADVSIPGLLENPEEMELDMLEFAADGDPGQRLGCQIAVTKQFDGIKIKVVE, from the coding sequence GTGGTAGCGAGTGCTGGAGACGTAACAATCACGTTCATAGAAAGTAGCGGTATTGAGAAAGTGACCACTGCAAAAATTGGAGAAAGTTTAATGGTGGTTGCCACCAATAATATGGTGGTAGGCATTGACGGTGACTGTGGCGGATCTTGTGCATGCGGTACCTGTCGAATATTTGCTGATGTGAGTATTCCTGGCCTACTTGAAAATCCCGAAGAAATGGAGCTGGATATGCTTGAATTCGCAGCCGACGGGGATCCAGGTCAAAGGTTAGGATGCCAGATAGCTGTCACAAAACAATTTGACGGGATAAAAATAAAAGTCGTGGAGTGA
- the tatC gene encoding twin-arginine translocase subunit TatC: MTSNTAGTSSSSNLTNRVTELRNRLLRVLAAMLISSLCLIPFSDDIYSLVAGPLLQYLPEGGSMIATDVTSTFMAPLKLVLCAAFALSMPVFLFQLWSFISPGLYRNKRQLGITLLISSVILFYIGIAFAFYVVFPLVFSFFSSVTPDGVSYTPDISLYLNTVLKLFLAFGLTFEIPIATVLLVSSGITSRQALSEKRPYVIVACFIVGMILTPPDIISQALLAVPMLILFELGLLFSFFITKIETQ, from the coding sequence ATGACTTCAAATACCGCAGGCACTAGTAGTAGCTCTAATCTGACGAACCGCGTAACCGAGCTAAGAAACCGACTTCTACGTGTTTTGGCGGCAATGTTAATATCATCGCTGTGCTTAATACCATTTTCTGACGATATATATAGTCTTGTTGCCGGGCCGCTTCTGCAGTACCTACCAGAGGGAGGAAGTATGATCGCTACCGATGTGACATCCACTTTCATGGCACCCTTGAAGCTAGTACTTTGTGCAGCCTTCGCCCTATCTATGCCTGTCTTTCTGTTCCAGCTGTGGAGCTTTATCTCCCCAGGACTCTATCGTAATAAGAGACAACTTGGCATTACGCTATTAATATCAAGTGTGATCCTGTTTTATATTGGTATCGCCTTTGCGTTTTACGTGGTCTTTCCACTAGTATTTAGCTTTTTCAGTAGCGTCACACCTGACGGCGTATCCTACACGCCAGATATTTCACTATATCTAAATACCGTGCTGAAATTATTTCTCGCTTTTGGCCTAACCTTCGAAATCCCCATAGCTACCGTGCTTCTAGTAAGCAGTGGCATAACAAGCAGACAGGCATTAAGTGAAAAGCGCCCTTACGTCATTGTTGCCTGCTTTATCGTAGGAATGATTTTGACTCCCCCCGACATAATATCCCAAGCATTGCTTGCAGTTCCCATGCTAATACTATTTGAACTTGGTCTACTCTTTAGTTTTTTCATTACAAAAATAGAAACGCAATAA
- a CDS encoding metal-dependent hydrolase: protein MNTLPSIHPMDEIPVRALQFNLDNVQFQDPLWSQTKPEFSMFINALGVHVPYFERYLIKALSGAKKLINDEGLLSDVSHIIGQEGHHAKNFISVNRWLSKRYPEIASKDKQAKDYFAKHAKNDDMKRLLAFTAGYETFTFLGGMIVLDNHEKWFKDSDGVMTALWIWHQVEEVEHGAVAFDVYQHLYGEHEWYRKWMVLFALSHIAKETIQSYWIMAKVEGWTRNPFTAVKKVGFCLLMLSRFLKSALPVFKKDYHPRRHPMVTTKQNPIQIAWRRFERAGADVLEINHQRLAEIMNFGK, encoded by the coding sequence ATGAACACACTTCCTTCGATTCACCCAATGGACGAGATTCCTGTTAGAGCACTTCAATTCAATTTGGACAATGTGCAGTTCCAGGACCCACTGTGGAGTCAGACTAAGCCAGAGTTTTCCATGTTCATCAATGCTCTTGGCGTTCACGTGCCCTACTTTGAGCGATATTTAATCAAAGCCCTATCCGGCGCTAAAAAGCTCATAAACGATGAGGGCTTGCTGAGCGACGTTTCTCATATCATTGGCCAAGAAGGTCATCATGCAAAGAATTTTATTAGCGTCAATCGTTGGCTGTCAAAGCGATATCCTGAAATTGCTAGTAAGGATAAGCAGGCTAAAGATTATTTCGCAAAGCACGCTAAAAATGATGACATGAAGCGTTTGCTTGCCTTCACTGCAGGATATGAAACATTTACGTTCCTGGGGGGGATGATCGTTCTTGATAATCATGAGAAGTGGTTTAAAGACAGCGATGGCGTAATGACCGCTTTGTGGATATGGCATCAAGTTGAGGAAGTTGAGCATGGTGCTGTGGCGTTTGATGTCTATCAGCACTTGTATGGCGAACACGAGTGGTATCGCAAGTGGATGGTTTTATTCGCACTTAGCCATATTGCTAAAGAAACCATTCAGAGCTATTGGATAATGGCAAAAGTAGAAGGCTGGACTAGAAATCCGTTTACTGCCGTTAAAAAGGTGGGGTTTTGTCTTCTAATGCTAAGTCGGTTTCTGAAATCCGCTTTGCCGGTGTTCAAAAAAGACTATCATCCGCGGCGACATCCTATGGTCACCACCAAGCAAAATCCGATTCAAATCGCATGGCGTCGATTTGAGCGCGCTGGCGCAGACGTTCTAGAGATAAACCATCAGCGACTGGCTGAAATAATGAATTTCGGAAAGTAA
- a CDS encoding LuxR C-terminal-related transcriptional regulator: MDTARSIFSQFQILETKLKPPYLRAQAFARESLTRRVEAEAAATRLLTLIAPAGSGKSTLMAELYNGALSSGRHCCWLSLDVDDNESAIFSKYFIACTYGLDIKSAERELAFLKYSSNRDYSALFDTLLARIISIGIEITIFIDDFQYISNPEIIRFWNRLILHAPPTMCVVIAGRNRLPLDLSRRQISGMLTDITQNDLNLTATEIQRYLDQAHNIPCEIKSAEVLHHSTEGWVAGVQLAALAISSSNTPAADFVEGFTGKDKSLTEYLLQTVLSELPSDVRAFLLSSSPLVRFSAVLCDHINEADNGHQIIEYLDKNNIFVVPEDRDGIWYRYHHLFEDFLRSELKKQNPLRYNEICIRAAQWWESQDLLTESIQYYLTANNFDKAADLITARAPDIALLRGDHSTILDWMRRLPEKYHTSQPQLVLNHAWSCTFSRDPERAIELCHKALAGLEDATLFAWDLDKATIETCYWQAKTTEVIAIVASDELIKSADKCKQILDSIPKTELFDISSIYNCLAYSMLGQREYVQSAHYAAEAYKFSIKSGSNYGSVWAEFLGGLANVEMGKLRAASENASKASQKAGPASDNNISLCAMADFIRSEINVQKCNFNVPAESSGLGRSFISLYGPVEPLLAAIRNEARKLVWGGQLNLAWEVLHHGQEIALSTNQGRLHFGLVAEEIELQIWSGQVAEAKETVTRTHFFTFDTSDLSAELIPAIQDTTQLILARVLLAENQAEKALKIIVRLINATRIKNDSRVRLLRALATMKAVALWNNNQKKEGVRELDKVINDAAQEDHAYPILVSGRQLLPILEEIQSRHHQGIDSNELKVKNNFVNRLLLLLSGEAAESVVELKPTNANVAGRYELTGREISILKLIGAGMANSEIAGELVISIATVKWHLHNIYQKIDVKSRTAAAAYARKISLI; encoded by the coding sequence GTGGACACCGCTCGATCAATATTTAGCCAATTTCAAATACTGGAAACAAAGTTAAAGCCGCCGTATCTGCGGGCCCAAGCGTTTGCGAGAGAGTCTTTAACCCGGCGTGTTGAGGCTGAGGCTGCCGCGACGCGCTTGCTTACCCTTATTGCTCCCGCAGGGTCGGGGAAAAGTACCTTGATGGCAGAACTATATAATGGCGCGCTAAGCAGTGGGCGGCATTGTTGCTGGCTAAGTTTGGATGTTGATGATAATGAGTCGGCTATTTTCTCAAAGTACTTTATAGCTTGTACCTACGGTCTCGATATTAAAAGTGCAGAGCGTGAGCTGGCATTTCTTAAATACAGCTCGAACAGAGATTACAGTGCATTATTTGATACGCTTTTAGCGAGAATAATTTCCATCGGCATAGAAATAACGATTTTCATCGATGACTTTCAGTATATTAGTAATCCAGAGATTATTCGATTTTGGAATCGTTTGATATTGCATGCGCCGCCGACCATGTGTGTCGTCATCGCCGGCCGAAATAGACTGCCTTTGGATCTAAGTCGGCGTCAGATTTCCGGAATGCTTACGGATATTACCCAAAATGATCTAAATTTGACGGCCACTGAAATCCAGCGTTACTTGGATCAAGCGCACAATATACCTTGCGAAATTAAATCCGCAGAGGTTCTGCACCATTCAACTGAGGGCTGGGTGGCCGGTGTACAGTTGGCAGCGTTGGCAATATCAAGCTCTAATACGCCTGCGGCAGATTTTGTAGAGGGGTTCACTGGCAAAGACAAGTCTTTGACTGAATATCTCCTGCAAACAGTGCTTAGTGAATTACCTTCCGATGTGCGAGCATTTTTACTGTCCTCATCGCCACTCGTTCGATTTTCCGCCGTTCTTTGCGATCATATAAACGAAGCAGACAATGGGCATCAAATAATAGAGTATCTGGATAAAAACAATATTTTCGTCGTTCCTGAAGATCGCGACGGAATATGGTATCGCTACCACCATTTATTCGAGGATTTTCTTCGTTCAGAGTTAAAAAAACAAAATCCCCTTCGGTATAATGAAATTTGTATTAGAGCTGCTCAGTGGTGGGAGTCGCAAGACTTATTAACAGAATCAATCCAGTATTATTTAACGGCCAACAATTTTGACAAGGCCGCCGACTTGATTACCGCTAGGGCGCCAGATATTGCCTTGCTGCGAGGAGATCACTCTACGATATTGGATTGGATGCGGAGGTTGCCGGAGAAGTATCACACTAGTCAGCCCCAGTTAGTATTAAATCACGCGTGGTCATGTACGTTTAGTCGAGATCCTGAGCGAGCGATCGAACTTTGTCACAAAGCGCTTGCTGGCTTAGAGGACGCCACTCTATTTGCTTGGGATTTAGATAAGGCTACGATAGAAACATGCTACTGGCAGGCGAAGACCACCGAGGTAATAGCGATAGTCGCTTCTGATGAGTTGATTAAAAGTGCGGATAAATGTAAGCAAATCCTAGATTCAATACCAAAGACCGAGCTATTTGATATTTCATCTATATATAACTGTTTGGCTTACTCAATGCTTGGCCAGCGAGAATATGTACAGAGTGCTCACTACGCCGCGGAAGCATACAAATTCTCGATTAAGTCTGGATCAAACTATGGATCAGTTTGGGCTGAGTTTCTTGGTGGTCTAGCTAATGTCGAAATGGGAAAGTTGAGGGCTGCCTCAGAGAACGCCAGTAAAGCCTCCCAAAAAGCCGGCCCCGCAAGCGACAATAATATCTCGCTATGTGCTATGGCTGATTTTATACGCTCGGAAATAAATGTTCAGAAGTGTAACTTTAATGTTCCAGCTGAAAGCTCCGGTCTGGGACGCTCCTTTATATCCTTGTATGGTCCTGTCGAGCCGCTGCTAGCTGCAATTAGAAATGAAGCTAGGAAATTGGTCTGGGGGGGGCAACTTAATTTAGCCTGGGAGGTTTTGCATCACGGTCAAGAGATAGCGCTGTCGACTAATCAGGGGCGCTTACATTTTGGGCTTGTTGCTGAGGAGATCGAGCTTCAAATATGGAGTGGCCAAGTTGCTGAGGCTAAGGAAACGGTAACGAGAACGCATTTCTTTACTTTTGATACCAGTGATTTGTCTGCAGAGTTAATTCCGGCGATTCAGGACACGACACAGCTGATCTTGGCAAGAGTCCTCTTGGCTGAAAATCAAGCTGAAAAAGCTCTTAAGATCATTGTAAGACTTATCAATGCGACAAGAATAAAAAATGATAGCCGTGTTCGGCTACTGCGAGCTCTGGCAACCATGAAGGCGGTTGCGCTATGGAACAACAATCAAAAGAAAGAGGGTGTTCGGGAATTAGATAAGGTCATCAACGATGCCGCACAGGAGGACCACGCTTATCCAATCTTAGTGTCTGGGCGTCAGCTTTTGCCTATTCTGGAAGAAATTCAATCAAGGCATCACCAGGGTATAGATAGCAACGAGTTAAAAGTTAAGAATAACTTTGTTAATCGACTGCTCCTGCTATTAAGCGGCGAAGCTGCTGAGTCAGTCGTTGAGCTTAAGCCTACTAATGCCAATGTTGCCGGGCGATATGAGCTCACCGGTAGAGAAATCAGCATACTTAAGCTGATAGGAGCTGGTATGGCGAATAGCGAAATAGCTGGCGAGCTGGTGATTTCTATAGCGACCGTAAAGTGGCATCTACATAATATTTATCAAAAAATTGATGTGAAAAGTCGAACAGCTGCTGCGGCTTATGCGCGTAAAATAAGTTTGATATAG